CTTTTGTATCTGGGTCTGGTTTGCTCTTCCCTCCAACTCCTCCAAGGCAATCTCTTTTCCACTGATAAGTTTCTCTATGGCTTTCATCTGGCAGAATACCAAGAATTTACCAAACCAAAATGACCCATTGTTTCAACTTACTGGAACAACACAAAAGCATGATCTGCTGCATCATTCATGAACAGAGATCTCACCTCATCAAGAGTAGCATTGAAACGAGCGGCAAGGATGTACGTTGTGCTATCAGAGATTCCACACCTTTTCAAAGATTCTGTAATCTATTCATAATCAAAGCCAAGGAGTTTATCCAACCAAAACAGTAGAAAATTAAGCAAACAAACCACAATAGATAACTAGAACAAAATCATTACATGCTTAGATCCTGAGTAATTGTATACGAGCTCAGAATGAAGAGTGCGTGTTGTCAATGACTCCCGTGACTTGGCTACAAGTGTCTTGTGTGCAGCTGCTAGAACTGGAAAAACATCTGGAATCTGTTTTGATTCATAATAAAGGCAAAATAAGGGAAATCCAACAAAGTGTAGCTTATAAAAGAGCAAGAAATGTAATTGAATGGAAAAACGAGACGTAGgttatattatgtatataaaGGATGTACAAGTGATGCATTGAGAAATGCAACTTCTGGTTCCAGTGTTCCAGCTTGCATAGATTCAAGCATTTCCCTGCAAATTAATGAGTTTATTAGGCATGCTCCACTTTTGTACTTCTATGAGGCAATTTAACCTATGGGCAGATACTTAACTTATACAGAAGCCACTAGGATTACAAGAACTAATAAAGACACAGAAATATATGAATGCAAGTGAAGATTTCAATAAAGCAATGTTCCCATTAAGTATCACTTACAATATTAACAACTAAAACGGGCTGTTAAGATGTATGCAGAAAGTTGGATCCATTTCTCCTCAGTTTGCATTATACATAAATTGGGTTCTCCCTCCATTTCGATTTCGACCACCACTACTTCCTCAGACCGACCTTCACTTCCCCATAACACTATCAAGCTCCTTCTAGCCTATGTAATGTTTCCATAACAAAAGGCAACCAAACTTCGCTTCCCCGTAGACTACAAGACTTCAAAATTGGTTCTTTAAGCAGAGAAATTTCTGCAGCTAGTAGCTACAGATTGAATTCAATGAAGGTGCAGCCCGCTTCTCATCAATTAACTCCCTTACTGCTAACCTATGACAGCAATGAAAAGGCATAGCTTTAGCGGGGAGTTTCTTTACTGTCATATGAGGAGGGTTGTTTTCGGTTAGGGAGGCAAGTGGTTCAACCACTTGGTGAGCGGGTTCGATCCATAATTCCTCCCAAAACTAAACTATTGACCCTAAGCTACATGTACAATGACAACAGTAACTCCAAACAAAATAACAGCCTTCTCCAGTATCCACTATCCACTATCCAAGAGGTATGAACATGTGTGCTCCTATTGACCTCCTTCTAGccaatgttatatatatatatatatcaaaagacAACCAAACTCCagttaaaaaattacaagactTCAAAATCGACTATTAACAGGCCAAAATTTCTAGACCGACCCATAATTCCTCCAACAACTAAACATAGACCCTTGATTCCACATAAATCCAAAGCAAGAGAAGTAGTTTTTTATgcacaaaacttttttttccttgttttttttttttttgccaagttATTAAGGAGAAAATCTGCTAATAATAGTATTAACATGAAAATTGGGCAGAAAAACCCTTTACAAACAGGAAACGAATTTGCACCATTTATCCTCTCGTCTTATTTatagtaaaaaaagaataactGAAAATCCGACCCACCTAATTTCTCTAAAAAGTATGAATCTTTAGGTACTTTCCAGACTACCCAAACGGAAAAGAACAGAAGAACTGAAAATccgaaaaaagaaaactcacccatctaattttctaaaaagttTGAACTGAATTCAAGTACTTTCCCGAGAATCAAACagaaataactgaaaattagaaacacagagagagagagaaagagacataCTTGGAGTTGGTGACATCCGTGAAGAGAGCAACATAGAGAGTGTTTCCAATGATGTCAAACTCCTTCATAGCTGCCTTCTTTGCTGTGTCCTTGTCTTCTGTTAACAAAAATAGAACCTCCACAGGACTGGGGGGGGCTAGGGTTTTAGAGccagagagaaaaaagaataaaaaagaaaaagacagacCAGAACGCGCCAGATAGGGGTCGAACCTATGACCTTCCGCTTAGGAAACGGACGCTCTATCCACTGAGCTACAGGCGCTTGGTGCTAAATCTTTGTTCCGAAATATATATGTACTAAATTTACAACAATAAGGTTGACCCGGTCAAACCACGTTCATGGATTCTCAAAATCCCATTTTTCTAACTTCAAGCACAGCCCCTCGACCATGCCTTctcattctctctttctttccatgacaaagaaaaggaaaagaaaaaaccagaaagTTCCCGGTTGGAATCCTTTCTAGGTTTCCATTGATCCCCAGAAATAAACATGTCCCTCTCCATCTTCCTCCTATGGCTTGTCAACGTCCCTCTCCTCGCCCAGTCCCTCCCAGTTCCCGACGT
The sequence above is drawn from the Alnus glutinosa chromosome 11, dhAlnGlut1.1, whole genome shotgun sequence genome and encodes:
- the LOC133882803 gene encoding uncharacterized protein LOC133882803; translated protein: MKEFDIIGNTLYVALFTDVTNSKEMLESMQAGTLEPEVAFLNASLIPDVFPVLAAAHKTLVAKSRESLTTRTLHSELVYNYSGSKHITESLKRCGISDSTTYILAARFNATLDEMKAIEKLISGKEIALEELEGRANQTQIQKHYKISGQELGISSLADAITCRIAARDAL